A region of the Gammaproteobacteria bacterium genome:
GCCTGTTTGAGGTGGGCGTTCGATTCGTAGTAATGGCGCGGCGAATAGCCCTGGCTGCGCAGTGAGGCCACTTCCTCGGTACGCAGTCCGAACAGGAAGAAATTGTCCTCGCCAACCTCTTCGCGTATCTCGATGTTGGCGCCGTCCAGGGTGCCGATGGTCAGCGCCCCATTGAGCGACAACTTCATGTTGCCGGTGCCCGAGGCCTCCGTGCCGGCGGTGGAAATCTGTTCCGACAGGTCGGCGGCCGGGATGATGATGGAGGCCAGGCTGACGCTGTAGTTGGGCAAAAACACCAGTCTGAGCCGGTCGCCGACAGCAGGGTCGTTGTTGATGACATCCGCCACGTCGTTGATCAGATAGATGATGCGCTTGGCAAATTCATAGCCCGGTGCCGCCTTGCCGCCAAAGATCACCACCCGAGGCACCCGTTCGGTATATTCGCCGGCGCGGATCAGGTTGTAGAGGGTGATCACGTGCAGCAGATTGAGCAGCTGGCGCTTGTATTCGTGGATTCGCTTGATCTGCACGTCGAACAGCGCCTCGGGATTGACCTCGATACCGGTGCGTGCGCGGATCTCCTCGGCGAGGGCGTGCTTGTTGGCGAGCTTCACCTCGCGGAATGCATGCCGGCAGGCTTCGTCGTCGATTGACGACTCGAACTGGCGGATCAGGTCGAGGTCGCTGGCCCAGTCACCCTGAATGTAGTTGCGCAGCAGGTTGCGCAGGCCGGGATTGGCCTGGTGCAGCCACAGGCGCGGGGTGATGCCGTTGGTGATGTTCAGGAACCGCTCGGGGAACAGTTCGTAGAAATCCTTGAACAGGTTGTCGGTCAGCAGCCGGGAGTGCAGTGCCGCCACCCCGTTGACGGCATGACTGCCGAAGATGGCCAGGTAGGCCATGCGCACCTGACGCCCGTGCCCTTCATCGATCAGCGACATGCGCTGCACCCGGTCGATGTCGCCGGGATAGTGGTGACGCACCAGGGTGAGCAGGTCGTGGTTGATCTGGTAGATGATCTGCATGTGGCGCGGCAGCACGGCCTCCATGAGCGCAACCGGCCAGACCTCCAGCGCCTCGGGCATCAGGGTGTGGTTGGTATAGGCGAAGGTCCGTACGCACAGATCCCAGGCCTTGGTCCATTCCAGCTGATACTCGTCCACCAGCAGGCGCATCATTTCCGCCACGGCGATCGCCGGATGCGTGTCGTTCAGCTGAATGGCGACGTAATCCGGCAGTTCGGTGATGTCGTGCCCTTCGCGCAGCAGCCGGTCCAGGATGTCCTGCAGCGAGGCGCTGACGAAGAAGTATTCCTGCTTCAGGCGCAGCTCGCGGCCGATGGCGGTGGCATCGTTGGGGTAGAGCACCTTGGAGATGGTTTCGGACTGGTTCTTGTCC
Encoded here:
- a CDS encoding glycogen/starch/alpha-glucan phosphorylase, encoding MSSPQPVSSEHTPLACDAQTLKHLIRERLIHAVGKDPLEATARDWLHAVSIVARDHMIERRMYTKRHYQEEGVKRVYYLSMEFLIGRMLINGLLNMGFFGAACEALEELGVDLHTIEALEPDAALGNGGLGRLAACILDSLATHCYPAIGYGIRYEFGMFHQEIDNGQQIEHPDNWLRYGNPWEYPRSDHLYEVRFYGQVTEHHLPHDGVVHVWEDGETVMAMAYDYSIPGYGNKNVNNLRLWAAKASRDFDLTYFNVGDYVGAVEDKNQSETISKVLYPNDATAIGRELRLKQEYFFVSASLQDILDRLLREGHDITELPDYVAIQLNDTHPAIAVAEMMRLLVDEYQLEWTKAWDLCVRTFAYTNHTLMPEALEVWPVALMEAVLPRHMQIIYQINHDLLTLVRHHYPGDIDRVQRMSLIDEGHGRQVRMAYLAIFGSHAVNGVAALHSRLLTDNLFKDFYELFPERFLNITNGITPRLWLHQANPGLRNLLRNYIQGDWASDLDLIRQFESSIDDEACRHAFREVKLANKHALAEEIRARTGIEVNPEALFDVQIKRIHEYKRQLLNLLHVITLYNLIRAGEYTERVPRVVIFGGKAAPGYEFAKRIIYLINDVADVINNDPAVGDRLRLVFLPNYSVSLASIIIPAADLSEQISTAGTEASGTGNMKLSLNGALTIGTLDGANIEIREEVGEDNFFLFGLRTEEVASLRSQGYSPRHYYESNAHLKQALDMIVEGFFSPEEPELHRGIAKQLMEVDPYLVLADYADYVAVQAQVDLLYRDQEAWTRRAMLNTARMGKFSIDRTVKEYSDQIWNLTPTCFV